From a single Lolium rigidum isolate FL_2022 chromosome 7, APGP_CSIRO_Lrig_0.1, whole genome shotgun sequence genomic region:
- the LOC124671610 gene encoding 3beta-hydroxysteroid-dehydrogenase/decarboxylase-like, whose translation MAPQALQYNRAYHQWDFWCTFLSYEHEARQVSLEVRSFHLGEDYNVLAVATDDDDEALAAEEVLSSPMDPSVDSVEARWCAVTGGRGFMARHMVLALLRSGRWRVRIMDLRADAALTPDEDDGLLGAALRDGRAVYISANVCELAQLTKAFEGVDTVFHTAAADHNNNNFPLHYNVNVQGTKNIIQACHTCLVKTLIYTSSSGVVFDGVHGLFNVDESAPYPEKFHEAYTQTKAEAEQLVMKANDINELRTCCIRPGSICGPGDGIIPTLVCYGGMRIILGDGKTDDDFVYVENVVHGHLCAEKTLSTEEGATQCGGKAYFITNMEPMKSWKFIDMLMEDLGYKRRFTLRIPVYLVMPIACLVDWSYDKIFSRFGMRKPGLITSSIVKYVTLNRTFNCHNAVEQLGYKPVVSLQEGIKITTEFYKQFRA comes from the exons ATGGCTCCACAGGCGTTGCAGTACAACCGCGCATACCACCAGTGGGACTTCTGGTGCACCTTCCTCTCCTACGAGCATGAGGCGCGGCAGGTATCCTTGGAGGTGCGGAGCTTCCATCTCGGTGAGGACTACAACGTACTTGCGGTGGCcactgatgacgacgatgaggctcTTGCTGCAGAGGAAGTG CTATCCAGCCCCATGGATCCGTCGGTGGACAGCGTAGAAGCTAGGTGGTGTGCGGTAACCGGCGGACGGGGATTCATGGCGAGGCATATGGTGCTGGCGCTGCTCCGTTCAGGACGATGGCGCGTGCGGATCATGGACCTCCGCGCCGACGCTGCCCTGACACCGGACGAGGATGATGGGCTCCTTGGTGCCGCCCTCCGCGACGGTCGTGCCGTCTACATCTCCGCCAACGTCTGCGAACTAGCCCAGCTTACGAAAG CTTTCGAAGGGGTAGATACTGTTTTCCACACTGCTGCGGCAGATCATAACAACAACAACTTTCCGCTCCATTACAATGTCAACGTACAGG GGACAAAGAATATCATCCAAGCTTGTCACACATGCTTGGTTAAAACTCTGATATACACGAGTTCGAGTGGAGTTGTATTTGATGGAGTTCATGGCCTCTTCAATGTAGATGAATCGGCACCATACCCAGAGAAG TTCCACGAAGCATACACGCAAACGAAGGCGGAAGCAGAACAGCTGGTGATGAAGGCCAATGACATAAATGAGTTGCGCACTTGCTGTATACGTCCTGGAAGCATTTGTGGTCCCGGTGACGGTATAATACCAACATTAGTTTGTTACGGAGGAATGAGG ATTATTTTGGGTGATGGCAAAACTGATGATGATTTTGTATATGTTGAGAATGTGGTGCATGGTCATTTATGTGCCGAGAAAACTCTTTCTACCGAGGAGGGTGCAACGCAATGTGGAGGCAAA GCTTACTTTATAACAAATATGGAGCCAATGAAATCATGGAAGTTCATAGATATGTTAATGGAAGACCTTGGATACAAAAG ACGATTTACATTAAGAATACCTGTGTATCTTGTGATGCCAATAGCATGTTTGGTAGACTGGAGCTACGATAAGATATTCTCTCGCTTTGGAATGCGTAAACCTGGCCTTATAACATCTTCAATCGTGAAGTATGTCACGCTCAATAGAACATTTAACTGCCACAACGCTGTGGAACAACTTGGTTACAAACCAGTAGTGTCACTCCAG GAAGGAATAAAGATCACTACTGAATTCTATAAGCAGTTCAGGGCGTGA